The DNA segment CCTTCTACTAACGTGTTTGACAAACAAGATGAAGCCTATCGCGAAAGCGTATTGCCAAGCAGCGTCACCAAACGTGTTGCAGTTGAAGCGGGCATTAGCGAGTTCTGGTACAAATACGTTGGCTTCGGCCGACGCATTGTGGGAATGAACACCTTTGGTGAATCTGCCCCAGCAGGTGAATTATTCAAACTATTTGGCTTCACCGTGGAAAACGTGGTGGCTAAAGCGAAAGAAATTTTATAATTTTCCACCGCACTTTATGTTGATAAAAACCTTGGGTTTTGGCCCAAGGTTTTTTTTTGTTTGATAATTGTCTAACGTGGAATGCCCCGCAATAACGGCACATCTTGAAAAGGCGCAACGGAAGTTGGCGCTGGGGTAGTGTTAAATAGCATAATAAACGGCTTGATAGGCACCACTTTTTCACCACGCCATAAGCTGCCCATATTAACCAATTGAATGTCTTTCGGCAGAGTGCGTAAACCATTTTGTAACACAGCAACGGTGTTTTTGCGTGGGTGGCCAATAACAATCGCAGTGCCGTGTTTGCGTGCATAGGCAATGGCTTGTTGAAATTGGCGTTGAACATCGGCGAACGCATCGCTATCATCTAAGAAAATATGGCGATCTAGCGCTTTTACGCCTTGTTGCTTTGCGGTTTTACTTGCCACTGAGCGACCAATGGTTCGGCTATCTAAGAAAAACAAATGCTGTTCTTGCAATGCGATCATTAACTTCGTCATTAAATCTTGATCCGCCGTTGCCGCACTGCCCATATGGTTGTTTAAGCCAATGGCGGCAGAAACGGTTTTCTTCGCATTTTGCACTTTTTCTCGCACAGTTTGTTGCGACATTCCAAGGCTTAGCCCGCCAGCTTCAATTTTATGGCTTCCCATAGGCTGCATTGGCAGATGAATAAGAACATCACGATTTTGCTGTTTTGCCTGATCATTACGCTGTTTGGCGTAAGGTGCTGAAGGAATAATTGCCACCGAGATTTCTTTTGGCATTGCATAAATGGCGGCATCTTCTTTCGGACGATAGCCCACATCATCAATCACAATGGCAAGACGCGATTGGCTGAACGCAATTGTGGGGAGTAGGCTCAAGCAAAGTGCGGTGGAAAAAATAAACAAATTTTTGACCGCACTTGGTTTCTTTATGAATTGTTTTTTCACGCGTTGTTGTTGATTAGAGTTTTTCATTATCGCAACCAACCTGTTGGATTGACCGCGACGCCTTTGCGGCGAATTTCAAAATACAAGCCTGAGCGTGATTGTCCGCCAGATGATCCCACTTCGGCAATTTTCTGCCCTGCTTTCACCAGTTGTCCTTCTCTGACTGACACGGCGCGGTTATAGCCGTATAAGCTCAGATCATTTTCACCGTGTTTGATGATCACCATTAGCCCATAACCTTGCAGCCAGCTTGCCAAAATCACACGTCCATCGGCAATCGCGCGTACAGACGCTCCTGCATTGGCACCAATCACGATCCCTTTCCATTTAAGCTCGCCCATTTGCGTTGAACCAAAACGGTTAAGAATTTTTCCTGACACGGGATATTGATATTGTCTTTGTGGTTTGCCCAGCCCTGAACTGCTTGCCATAAGCTGTTTTTCTTGCGCCGTTGGTGTGTAAGGTTTTTGGCTTTTTTGTTCCTCTTGGCGTTTTTTCTGTGCTAAGGCTTCACGTTCACGTTTTTCTTGTTCCCGAGCCT comes from the Avibacterium avium genome and includes:
- a CDS encoding divergent polysaccharide deacetylase family protein; its protein translation is MKNSNQQQRVKKQFIKKPSAVKNLFIFSTALCLSLLPTIAFSQSRLAIVIDDVGYRPKEDAAIYAMPKEISVAIIPSAPYAKQRNDQAKQQNRDVLIHLPMQPMGSHKIEAGGLSLGMSQQTVREKVQNAKKTVSAAIGLNNHMGSAATADQDLMTKLMIALQEQHLFFLDSRTIGRSVASKTAKQQGVKALDRHIFLDDSDAFADVQRQFQQAIAYARKHGTAIVIGHPRKNTVAVLQNGLRTLPKDIQLVNMGSLWRGEKVVPIKPFIMLFNTTPAPTSVAPFQDVPLLRGIPR